The Microbacterium natoriense genomic interval TAGACGGGCAGAAGGTCGTCGAGGCGGGAAAGCGGGTCGAAGTCGTCGGGCGCGCCGTCCGCCGCCTTCGCCAGCGCGAGGAGCGTGACGGGTCCGACGATCACGGGACGCGTCACGAAGCCGGCGGCGACGCCCTCGGCGACGTCGCGCACGAGACGGTCGTCGGAGAGCGAGAAGCTCGTGTCCGGCCCGATCTCGGGCACCAGGTAGTGATAGTTCGAGTCGAACCACTTCGTCATCTCGAGCGGAGCGCGATCGCCCTCACCGCGCGCGATCGTGAAGTAGGCGGGAAGCCCGATCTTGCCGTCCGCCGCGCGGAGGTCTTCGAAGCGTGCGGGGATCGCACCGACGGCGACTGCGGCGTCGAGCACCTGGTCGTAGAAGGAGAACGACTCGGGGATGGCGGAGTCGGCGCGGCCGAGACCGAGCGAGGCGAGTCGTTCGCGGGTCGCGGCTCGGAGTTCCGCGGCGGTCGCCTCGAGCTGGGCGAGGTCGGAGCGACCGGCCCAGAACGCCTCGACGGCCTTCTTGAGCTCGCGGCGTCGGCCGATGCGGGGGTAGCCGAGGATGGTGCCCTCAGGGAATCCGGACATGGTGGAGCCTTTCGATGGGGGTTCAGCGGGGTCAGCGGATGCGAGCGACCGGCAGGACGCCGGCCTCTTCGAGAACGGTGAGCACGGTGTCGTGCTGGTTGAACGCGTACAGGTGGATGCCGGGGGCACCGCCCGCGATCACCTCGCGGGCGAGACGGGCCGCCCACTCGACGCCGATCTCATGGCGCCCCTCCGGCGTCGGCTCGACATCGAGCGCGATGGCGAGTTCGCTCGGCAGGATCTCGCCCGTCAGCTCGAGCACGCGAGCCAGACGCACAGGCGACACGATCGGCATGATGCCGGGGAGGATCGGGATGGTGACCCCCTCGGCGCGCGCCTTCTCGACGAAGCTCAGGTAGTCGTCGGAGTGGAAGAACAGCTGTGTGATCGCCGACGTCGCACCCGCCGCCTGCTTCGCGAGCAGGGCGTCGATGTCCTGCCAGCGATGGGTCGACCGCGGATGCCCGTTCGGGAAGGCCGCCACGGCGACGGACGCCTTCCGCCGGGCACCCACCGTCGCTGCTCCCGGGAACCCCGGGACGGGCGACTCCTCGTAGGGCGACCGTTCCGCCTGCACGCGATCGATCAGCTGCACGAGCTGCGCCGCGCTCTCGAGGTCGCCGAGGAACGGCTCGTCGTGGCCGACAGGCGGGTCGCCGCGCAGCGCGAGGAAGCTGAGGATTCCGGCATCCAGGAACTCCCTGATGAGGCCCGCCGCTCCCGCATAGGTGTTGCCGACGCAGGTGATGTGCGCGAGCGGCTCGACGTCGGTGTGCTCGCGGATGAATCGCAGCACTTCGAGCGAGCGCCCGCCGGTCGAGCCGCCGGCGCCGTAGGTCACCGAGATGAAGTCCGGCCCTGCGGCGGCGAGCCGTCGCACCGTCTCGTGCAGCGCCGTCTGGCTCGACTCGGAGCGCGGCGGGTACAGCTCGAACGAGAACGGCACTCTGCTGGTCCGATCTGCAGAGGGCTTCGTCGTCTCGGAAGACATCTTCTACTCCAGGGGACAGGGCGGGCACAGGGCCGCGAACGACGCGCTTCTGCGTCTCTTTCGCGGGCGGGTGCCGGGCTCGGCTGTCGCTCCACGCTCAGGGTGAACCGGGCGTTTCCAGAAACCTATGGCAATCCTCCGCGCTCCGCATCAACTGTGACGTCGTGTGTCATCGTCGCAATAGGCTCGAGGTCATGTCGACGCCGTTCGGGTTCTGGCCCTCGCCCTTCACCGCCGCGTCGGTCGCGGCATCCGCCCCTCGCATCGACGGATCGGCCTTCGTCGGCGAGGAGATCTGGTGGGGCGAGTCCGTGCCTGCCGAGGGCGGGCGGATGACCGTGCGGAGCACCTCGGGACGAGAAGTGCTGCCCGCTCCCTGGAGCGCCCGTTCCCGCGTGCACGAGTACGGCGGCGGATCCTGGGCGGCCGACGCCGACGGCACGCTGTTCTTCGTCGACGCCCGCGATCAGCGGGTGCACCGCCTCGAGCCCGGCGTCGAGCCGGTGCCCCTCACGCCCGCGGGTCCCGCGCACGGAGGCCTCCGCCTGCAGCGCGGGCGTCTGTTCGCCGTGCGCGAGGATCTCTCCGTCGATCCCCACCTGCGCGCGATCGTCGAGATCCCGACCGACGGCTCCGCGGCCGATGATCCCTCGGCGATCCAGGTGATCGTGGAAGGCACAGTCTTCTTCGCGCATCCCGCCCTCTCCCCCGACGGCAGCCGCATGGCCTGGGTCGAGTGGAGCGGCAGCCGGATGCCGTGGCAGGAGGCGCAGCTGGTGACCGTCGATCTCGACGACCAGAGTCTCGCTCCGATACGCACCAGAGCGGCGCTGCAGCCGGAGTGGATCGGCGACGACGAGCTGCTCTTCGCAGACGATCCGGACGGCCGGTGGCAACTGCACCGCCTGCGGCTGGAACGGTCGGCCCCGGTGAGCGAGGCCGTGCCCGTCACCACGACGGATGCCGACACCGGTTACGGACTGTGGGTGCTGGGCAACCGCTGGTACCAGCCGCTGTCCGACGGACGGATCGTCGCGGTGCGCACGAACGGGCGCGACGAGGTCGTCGTGATCTCACCCGAGGGCGCGCCGCGCACTCTGGACGCGCCCTGCGACGGCCACGTGAGCGTCGACGCAGCTGAGGGATCGCGCGTGCTGCTCAGCGGCAACGGTTCGACCGTCTCACCAGGCGTGTGGTGCGCAGACGCGGACACCGGTGTCGTGACCACGATCGCCGGCGGGACGCCGGTCGACGCGGCCTGGATGCCACCCGCGCGCGGGATCGTCGTCGACGGCGAGCATGGTCCCGTGCACGCCTTCGCCTATCCCCCCGCGAATCCCCACGTCGAGCCGCCGTCCGACGAGCTCCCGCCGTACGTCGTCTTCGTGCACGGCGGGCCCACCGCGCACGTCACAGGCGCGGCGTCCACCGCCATCGCCTTCTACACCAGCCGCGGAATCGGGGTGCTCGACGTGAACTACGGCGGCTCCACCGGCTACGGCCGCGCCTATCGCGAGCGGCTGCTCGGCGAGTGGGGCGTCGTCGACGTCGACGACGTGATCGCCGCCGCACGAGGCCTTGCGGACGCCGGGCACGCCGACCCCGCGCGCATCGCCATCCGCGGCAGTTCGGCCGGCGGCTGGACGGTTCTGTCGGCCCTGGTGCGGGGAGGCACGTTCGCCGCGGGGATCAGCAGGTACGGCGTGACCGATCTGCGCGGCCTCGTCGAGCACTCGCACGACTTCGAAGCGCACTACGTCGAGGGACTGGTGGGCCCGCTGCCGGCATCCGAATCGCTCTACATCGACCGCTCGCCCCTCACGAACGCCGATCGCATCGACGTGCCGGTGCTGCTTCTGCAGGGCGCCGACGACCGCGTGGTTCCTCCCTCGCAGTCCGAGGCGATCCGCGATGCGCTCGCCGCGCACGGCGTCGCCCACGAGTACGTCGAATACCCGGCGGAGGGACACGGGTTCCGCCGCGCCGAGACCATCGTCGATGCGTTGGACCGCGAGATCGCGTTCCTTCAGAGCGCCCTGAATCCGGGTCCCTGAGTCGGTCTGGGGGCTACTCCCCGGTGCGGTTGCGCATCCGCATGGCGCGCTCGGCCTCACGAGTGTCCTGGCGCTCGCGGAGCGTCTGACGCTTGTCGAACTCGCGCTTGCCCTTCGCGAGGGCGATCTCGACCTTGGCCCGGCCGTCGGAGAAGTACAGCTTGAGCGGGACGAGCGTGTAGCCCCCGGCAGAGACGGCATGCTGCAGCTTCGCGATCTCCTCGCGATGCAGCAGCAGCTTGCGGATGCGCTTGGCGGAGTGATTGGTCCAGTGGCCCTGCGAGTACTCCGGGATGTGCACGGAGTCGAGGAACACCTCGTTGCCCTTGATGAAGGCGTATCCGTCGCTCAGATTGGCGCGCCCTTGGCGCAGCGACTTGACCTCGGTGCCGGTGAGCACCATCCCCGCCTCGTACGACTTCTCGATGTTGTAGTCGTGACGTGCGCGACGATTGGTCGCGACGACCTTCTCCCCGCGTTCCCTGGGCATGATGCTCCTGCTCTCCGTGTCGGTGGCCGGCCATGATCGTCGGCGGCCAGCCGACCAGCCTACCTCAGGTGCGCAGCCATCGGCGGATCGCGAAGCCGGCCGAGAGCGCGGCGAGCACGATCCCGATGCCGATCAGCACCGGCACGACGATCGCCGCGTCCTTCATCCCCACCCATGTCGTGATGAACGCGACGCGGCCGCGGAGGTAGCCGTCGACCCCGAAATGCACCCCGGCGAGCACCGCGGCGCTCGCGAGCACCGAGCCGAGGAAGGCCGCGAACACTCCTTCGAGGACGAACGGCGTCTGGATGAAGCGGTTGGAGGCGCCGACCAGCCGCATGATGCCGATCTCCTTGCGTCTCGCATACGCCGACAGTCTGATGGTCGTGCCGATCAGCAGGATCGCTGCGATCAGCATCAGCACGGCTATGCCGACCGCGATATAGGTCGCAACCGTGAGCGCTGAGAACAGAGGTTCGAGGTATTGCAGCTGATCGGTCACCTGCTCGACGCCGGTCTTCCCGTTGAACGCCTCGACCAGCACCTGCGACTGCGCCGGGTCCTTGAGCGTCACGTAGAAGCTCTCCGACATCTGCTCTGCGCTGAACAGGCTCGCCTTGTCTTCTCCGAGCTGCTCGACGATGTTGGCGTAGGCCTCGTCCTTGGTCTCGAAGCGCACGTCGGAGATCAGCCGGGAGAGCGCGTCGTCCTCGAGCTGAGCCTTGACCGCCGCCGTCTGCTCCTCCGAGGCCGCGCCGTCGACGCACTCGGTCGACTCCGACAGAGTGGAGCACATCGAGACGACGACCTGAGCGCGCTCGGACCAGTAGGCCCGCATCGTGCCGATCTGCGCCTGCATCAGGATGGCCGCGCCGACGAACGTCAGCGACACGAAGGTGACCAGCACGACCGAGATCACCATCGAGATGTTGCGTCGAAGGCCGCCGAGGGCCTCCGCGAGGATCAGACCGATTCTCATGAGGTCGGCCCCACTTCGTCGCTGTCGTCGGAGAGGCCCAGTCGGTCGGCGACGCCGAGCTCGGCGACATCGACCTGCGGAAGCACGATCGGGTGCGTGCGCGGGCCCACAGCTGCAGGCTGCTCGACCTCAGCACCCGGTTGCGGCTCGGCCGGAGCCGCCTGCGCTTCGGGAGTCTCGGATGCCGTCGGCACCGCGTCGGAGGTGGCAGCCGCGGCCTTGCGCTGCGCGCTGAGCTCCTCGGCGAGTGACGCCCGCACGACAGAGAGGTCGGCGGTCTGGCGCTGAACCTCCTGGACGGCGGTGAGGGCTGCCGCGGCCGCGGCTCCTCGCACCTCTTCCGGCACCAGCCGCGGGATGTTCGAGGTGTCGCCGTATCCGCCGTGCACTTCGTCGCGCACCATCTCCCCGTCGCGCAGTTCGATGACGCGGCGCTGCATCGCGTCGACGAACGCCGCCTCGTGCGTAGCCATCAGCACGGTCGTTCCTCCGGCGTTGATACGGGCGAGCAGCTGCATGATGTCGACCGAGGTTCCGGGGTCGAGGTTGCCGGTGGGCTCGTCGGCGAGCAGCACCTGCGGGCGATTGACCAGCGCGCGGGCGATCGCCACGCGCTGCTGCTCACCGCCGGAGAGCTCATGCGGCATCCGCTTCTGCTTTCCGTCGAGACCGACGAGAGCGAGAGCCTCGGGCACCGCCTGCTGGATGAATCCGCGCGACGAGCCGGTGACCTGCAGTGTGAAGGCCACGTTCTGGAACACCGTCTTCGACGGCAGCAGGCGGAAGTCCTGGAAGACCGAGCCGATGTGGCGCCGGAAATAGGGCACCTTGCGATTGGCGAGGGAACGCAGATCTCGACCGAGCACGGCGACGCGTCCGGACGTCGGCACCTCCTCGCGGAGGATCAGTCGCAGACAGGTCGACTTGCCCGACCCCGATGCACCGACGAGGAAGACGAACTCTCCCCGCTGGACTTCGAAGTCGACGCCGGACAGAGCGGGCCTGGTGGTCCCGCGATAGCGTTTCGTGACGTTCTCGAACCGAATCATGGCGGTACGAGCCTAAGCTCCACCTCTCCCCTGCCCGCGAGCGACACCCCGCACACCTGCCTTGCGTCGACGGTCACTGCTATACATGAACTGCTGATCCGCGCGATCGCGCGGGGACCGATTCCGAGGGGGATGCACATCATGACGACACCTGCTGGCTGGTACGACGACGGGTCCGGCCGACAGCGCTGGTGGGACGGCACCCAGTGGACGGAGCATTTCGCACCGGTCGCCGAGCCCGAGGCCCCTGCCGCCGAGACGCCTTCCGTCGAGACCGCCGAGTCGAACCCGTTCGCGCCCGCCGAAGAGCGGGTCATCGAGGCCGCCCCCTCCGTGCCTTCCGAAGACGCCGCCCCGGTTGCAGCCTCCGAGGTCCCCGAAGTCCCTCCGGTGCCCGAGAACCTGTCGTACGGTGAGCAGCCGGCTACCGACGCGTGGGCGCCCGCTCAGGAGCAGCCGACGATCCCGTTCGACGCCCCCGCCGAGCAGCCCACTCAGCAGTTCGAAGCACCGGGCGCCGGTGAGCAGACTCCGCCGGTGACCGGCGGGCTTCCCCCATATGCCGCACCGGCACCGGGCTACGCGCCCTCGGCGGGCTACCCCGAGGCCGCTCCGACGTACGCCGGCGTGCCCCAGGCACCCGCGTATCCTGCTGCAGCCCCCGGTTCGCAGGGCGGAGCGCCCGGCTATGCTGCGGCGGGCGCCGCTCCTTATGGCACGGCCCCCAGCGCGCCGGCGTCGATCTCGATCCTGGGTCTGGTCGGCCTCGGTCTGGCCGTCCTCGGCGTCATCCTCTCCTGCATCCCCGTCACGCCCGTGATGGTGATCGGCTGGGTCGTGCTGCTCGCGGGGCTCGTGATCTCCGTGGTCTCGCTGTTCCTGAAGGGCCGCAAGTGGCCGGGAATCACCGGACTCATCGTGGGTGTGATCGGCATCGTCATCGCATTCATCGTCGCGATCGTCTTCTTCGCCGCCATGGCCATCAACAGCGCGATCGACGACCTGCCGTCATCGCCGCCGTCGAGCAGCGCCGAGGACACTCCGAGCGACGAGCCGACCGACTCCGCCGAAGACCCTGACGCGGCACTGGGCCGCCCGACCGTCGATGAACTCAAGGTCGGTCTGCGTGCAGTGATCGAAGAATCCACCGGCAGCAGCGACTCGTACACCGACGCGCAGGTCACCTGCTTCGCGCAGGCCTTCGTGGACTCGGACGTCGACGATGCGACGCTTCGCAAGATCGCCGAGGGAACCGGCGTCTTCGACGATGTGAACGCGGCGTCCGCCTTCGCCGAGGTGTTCGCCGACAACATCTCGACCTGCATGCTCGCACAGTGACGCAGAGATGAACGCGCCGGCTGGGTGGTACGACGACGGCTCCGGCCGTCAGCGCTGGTGGGACGGTTCGCAGTGGACCGAGCACTTCTACGCGCAGGCGGAGGCCGCGGCATCCGCTCAGCCGGCAGACATCGCTCCGGCGGGAGCGGCCGCACCGGTCGCTCCCGCCGCCGATGCCGCCCCGTTCGCGCCGCCTTACGTGATGGCGATCGGTGCGACGACTCCGGGCGCAGACGTCGCCGCAGCCGTACCGGCGCATCCGGGGTACGCTCAGCCCTTCTCTCCCTCTGTGCGACCGACGCCGAGGTTCCCTGTACTCGGCGTCATCGGACTGTGCATCGTCGGGCTCGGCATCGTGCTCTCCTGCATCCCGCCGATCGCCGCCGCCGGCTGGGTCGCACTCGGTGCAGGCTTCGTGCTGTCGATCGCCTCGCTGTTCCTGCGCAGCGCCAAATGGCCGGGTGTCGTCGCCCTCGGCGCCACAGGCCTCGGAGCCGTGCTCGCGACCGCCGTCGCGCTGATCTCCTTCACCGCTCCGGTCACGTCGGTGTCTCCCGACGCCGGCGGTTCCAGCGCAGAAGGCGGCTCGACACTCGACGACGACTCGAAGGAGACCGTGCCGACGGACCCCGGCGAGATCGAAGGGGCCGAGATGACCGCGTTCGCCGATCTCGAGGTGGGCGATTGCATCCCGCTCATCGACTACGGCGACGACATGATCTATGAGCTGCCCGTCGTGCCCTGCGACACTCCGCACACCGACGAGGTCTTCTTCATCTTCGACGTCGAGGACGGCGAATTCCCCGGCGACGAGTCGCTGGAGGAGACGGCGTGGTCAGGCTGCCTGGCCGAGTTCGAGCGCTATGTCGGGCTTGACTACGACGATTCCGAACTCGACTTCTACACCTATCAGCCGACGAAATCTTCGTGGAGTCGCTGGGACGATCGCACCGTCCAATGCATCCTCTACAGCATCGACGACGTCACCGGCACGCTGGCCGGCACGGCCCGCTGAGGAGCCGATCAGTCCTCTTCTTTGCGCTTGCGCCAGCGGATGCCGGCCGAGATGAAGCCGTCGAGGTCGCCGTCGAAGACGGCCATCGGGTTGCCGGACTCGTGCCCGGTGCGCAGGTCTTTGACGAGCTGCTGTCCGTAGAGGAAGTACGAGCGCATCTGGTCGCCCCAGCTCGCCGTGATGTTGCCGGCGAGCTCCTTCTTCTTCGCAGCTTCCTGTTCCTTCTGCAGCAGCAGGAGGCGGGTCTGCAGCACGCGCATGGCCGCCGCACGGTTCTGGATCTGCGACTTCTCGTTCTGCATCGACACGACGATGCCGGTCGGAAGGTGCGTGAGGCGCACGGCAGAGTCGGTCGTGTTGACCGACTGGCCGCCAGGGCCAGAGGAGCGGAACACGTCGACGCGGATGTCGCTCTCGGGGATGTCGACCTCGGTCGCCTCCTCCATGAGCGGGATGACCTCGACCGCGGCGAACGAGGTCTGACGCTTGTCGGCTGAGCCGAAGGGGCTGATGCGCGCGAGGCGGTGCGTGCCCGCCTCGACCGAGATGGTCCCGAACGCATAAGGGGCGTCGATCTCGAACGTGGCCGACTTGATGCCGGCGCCTTCGGCGTACGACGTGTCCATGACCTTCACCGGGTACTTGTGGCGCTCAGCCCAGCGCAGGTACATGCGCATGAGCATCTCGGCGAAGTCGGTGGCGTCGTCGCCTCCGGCGCCCGAACGGATCGTGATGATCGCGCTGCGCTCGTCGTATTCGCCGTCGAGCAGCGTCTGCACCTCGAGCTGGCTGATGATGTCGGTGAGAGCGGCGAGCTCGGCACGTGCTTCGGTCGCCGACTCCTCGTCGCCCATCTCGTTGGCGAGTTCGACGAGGACCTCGAGGTCGTCGAGACGGCTTCCGATGGCCGTGACCCGCGCGAGTGCCGACTGCCGGTGGCTCAGCGCGCTGGTCACCTTCTGCGCCCGCTCGGTGTCATCCCAGAGATCTGGGGCACCGGCCTCTTCACTCAGTCGGGCGATATCGGAACGGAGCGTCTCGACATCGATGACCTCGCGGATGTCACCGTAGGTGAGTCGCAGGGCCTGGATGTCGGCGGAGAGATCGAGTTCGAGCATGGCTTCCTTAGCCTACTCTGCCGAGTAGAGTCGCAGTGATGAGCAGTGCATCGGTGGTCCTGAAGAAGTTCGGGCCCATGGTGTACCTGCCGACCATCCTGTTCTCGCTCGGCGAGGGTGCGGTCATCCCCCTGATCCCCGTCGTGGCTTCGCGCATGGGCGCCGACATCGCTCTCGCGGCCCTCATCTCCGCAGCTCTCGTGGTCGGTCAGCTGTGCGGCAACCTGCCTGCGGGGTGGGCCGTCTCGCGGCTCGGGGAGCGCTTCACGATGGTGATCGCCGGCGTGGTCGCGATCGTCGCGGGAGTCGCCATGGTGTTCGCCGCGTCGCCGGGAGTGCTCGCGGCATCCGTCTTCCTCCTGGGATTCTGCGCTGCGGCCTTCGGCCTCGCCCGGCACGCTTTCATGACGACCCGTGTGCCCCTCGATTTCCGCGCCAGAGCGCTGTCTCTGCTCGGCGGGAGCTTCCGCCTCGGCGTCTTCGTCGGCCCGTTCATCGCGGCGGGGCTGCTGCACCTGTTCGGTTCGGAGGCGGCGGCGTTCTGGTTCTTCCTCGGCTGCCTGGTCGTGATGGTGGCGTTGGTGCTGTTCGGACCGGATCCGGAGAAGACGATCCCGGTCGCAGCGCCCGCGCTGCAGGCCGAGGACTCGGGCGAGGCGGTCAGCGGATCGATTCCGACGATCGAGCGCGCCGGCGTCCTGCGGACCATGTGGCTGCAGCGCTCGGTTCTGGGCCGACTCGGTCTCGCCGCCGCGTCGCTGTCGGCGGTGCGCAGCGCTCGTCAGGTGCTGCTTCCGCTGTGGGGAATCTCTCTCGGTCTGGATGCCTCGACGATCGCGCTCGTGGTCGGCGTCTCCGGCGCGATCGACTTCGCCTTGTTCTATGCGAGCGGCCAGGTGATGGACCGCTTCGGACGGCTCTGGGCAGCGATGCCCGCCATGGTGCTGATGGGCGCGGGGTTCCTCGCGCTGTCGTTCACGCACGACCTTGACGACTCGGTGTTGTGGTTCGGGATGTTCGCGGCGGTCCTCGGCGTGGGCAACGGCCTGTCCAGCGGCATCCTGCTCACGCTCGGCGCCGACGTGGCTCCCAAGAGCGAGCCGGCGGCCTTCCTCGGGTCGTGGCGGACGCTGACGGATGCCGGTGGCGCGATCGCCCCGCTGCTGATCTCGGCCATCGTCGCCGTCGCCTCGCTGCCGGTGGCCGCAGCAACCATGGGCGTGCTCGGTGTGGCAGGAGCAGCCGGGTTCCTGCGCTGGATCCCGATGTTCGTGCCGCGGAACAAGGGCACCGAAACATGACGCTGGCGGCTGACGTCCGGCAGCTCGTCAGCGCGTTCGCTCCGCGCTCCCCTCGCGACGACGCTGCGCGAGCAGACTTCGCCACGCATTTTCCCGACGACTTCGGCCCGGTGCGGCGCGATGACGGCCCGAGCCACGCGACCGCGTCGGCGTTCGTCTTCGATCCGACGCTCGCCCGCACGCTGCTCGTCTTCCACCGCAAGGGCCGGTTCTGGGTGCAGCCCGGCGGTCATCTCGAGGACGATGACGCCTCGATAGCGGATGCCGCGCTGCGTGAGCTCCGTGAGGAGACGGGCGTCACGGCATCCGTCTCGAACCCGTTCCTCTACGACCTCGACCACCACGCCCTGTCGTCGGCCTTCGGCCGGTGCGCCTCTCACCTCGACATCGGCGTGGCGGTCATCGTGCCGACCGCCGCCGCGCTGACGGTGAGCGAGGAGTCGGAGGACGTGCGGTGGTGGCCGATCGACGGCCTGCCGGCTGATGTGCCCGAGGGGTTCGAGCGGCGGGTGCGCTCGCTGCTCGACGTGCTTCGGGCCCGCGCGACGGGCTGACTCACTGGAGCGCGGTGCGGCTGGTCCCGGTCGACTCCAGAGGGACCCCCTCGGGTACGAACGGACTCAGCAGCGGTGGATGCCACACGCCCGCCACCGTCACCCGAGCCGAGACTCCGTCGGGTGTCCCCGCGCTGACGAGGACGGCGTCGGTGGGAGTGGCGGCGAGCAGCGCCTCCGCCTGCTCGAGCACGCCGTCATCGGTGAGTTCTGCATGGGGTGCGGCAGCGTCGATCGAGAACGTGAAGCCGTCGGCCCCGGCGAGCGCTGCCGAGTCTGCGAGGGAGTCGAGCCGCTTCTGCGTGATGTACAGGTCGGTCGCGCACACGCACACGAAGATCACGGCGATCGCGAGAAGCGCGTAGCCGAGCGCGAGCAGCAGCACGCTGCCCTCGTCATCCGCATCGCGTCTCGACGTCATCCTCCGCATCGTCACCCTCCTCCCCACAGGCGCGAGATCTTCTGCACGGCAGATGCCTCGACGGGGATCGCGGTCGAGCGATCGAGTCCGAAGAGCGAGGGCATCAGGGGAAGCGACACGCGGGTCAGCACCGTGACGGTGACCGTGGCTCCGGCCGTCGGGCACCCCGACGCCGCGGGGACGCACGACAGACTGACGTCGACGGCATCCGCGTCGAGACCGTACTCCTCGACGATGCCCGC includes:
- a CDS encoding methylenetetrahydrofolate reductase → MSSETTKPSADRTSRVPFSFELYPPRSESSQTALHETVRRLAAAGPDFISVTYGAGGSTGGRSLEVLRFIREHTDVEPLAHITCVGNTYAGAAGLIREFLDAGILSFLALRGDPPVGHDEPFLGDLESAAQLVQLIDRVQAERSPYEESPVPGFPGAATVGARRKASVAVAAFPNGHPRSTHRWQDIDALLAKQAAGATSAITQLFFHSDDYLSFVEKARAEGVTIPILPGIMPIVSPVRLARVLELTGEILPSELAIALDVEPTPEGRHEIGVEWAARLAREVIAGGAPGIHLYAFNQHDTVLTVLEEAGVLPVARIR
- a CDS encoding S9 family peptidase → MSTPFGFWPSPFTAASVAASAPRIDGSAFVGEEIWWGESVPAEGGRMTVRSTSGREVLPAPWSARSRVHEYGGGSWAADADGTLFFVDARDQRVHRLEPGVEPVPLTPAGPAHGGLRLQRGRLFAVREDLSVDPHLRAIVEIPTDGSAADDPSAIQVIVEGTVFFAHPALSPDGSRMAWVEWSGSRMPWQEAQLVTVDLDDQSLAPIRTRAALQPEWIGDDELLFADDPDGRWQLHRLRLERSAPVSEAVPVTTTDADTGYGLWVLGNRWYQPLSDGRIVAVRTNGRDEVVVISPEGAPRTLDAPCDGHVSVDAAEGSRVLLSGNGSTVSPGVWCADADTGVVTTIAGGTPVDAAWMPPARGIVVDGEHGPVHAFAYPPANPHVEPPSDELPPYVVFVHGGPTAHVTGAASTAIAFYTSRGIGVLDVNYGGSTGYGRAYRERLLGEWGVVDVDDVIAAARGLADAGHADPARIAIRGSSAGGWTVLSALVRGGTFAAGISRYGVTDLRGLVEHSHDFEAHYVEGLVGPLPASESLYIDRSPLTNADRIDVPVLLLQGADDRVVPPSQSEAIRDALAAHGVAHEYVEYPAEGHGFRRAETIVDALDREIAFLQSALNPGP
- the smpB gene encoding SsrA-binding protein SmpB encodes the protein MPRERGEKVVATNRRARHDYNIEKSYEAGMVLTGTEVKSLRQGRANLSDGYAFIKGNEVFLDSVHIPEYSQGHWTNHSAKRIRKLLLHREEIAKLQHAVSAGGYTLVPLKLYFSDGRAKVEIALAKGKREFDKRQTLRERQDTREAERAMRMRNRTGE
- the ftsX gene encoding permease-like cell division protein FtsX, with the translated sequence MRIGLILAEALGGLRRNISMVISVVLVTFVSLTFVGAAILMQAQIGTMRAYWSERAQVVVSMCSTLSESTECVDGAASEEQTAAVKAQLEDDALSRLISDVRFETKDEAYANIVEQLGEDKASLFSAEQMSESFYVTLKDPAQSQVLVEAFNGKTGVEQVTDQLQYLEPLFSALTVATYIAVGIAVLMLIAAILLIGTTIRLSAYARRKEIGIMRLVGASNRFIQTPFVLEGVFAAFLGSVLASAAVLAGVHFGVDGYLRGRVAFITTWVGMKDAAIVVPVLIGIGIVLAALSAGFAIRRWLRT
- the ftsE gene encoding cell division ATP-binding protein FtsE — translated: MIRFENVTKRYRGTTRPALSGVDFEVQRGEFVFLVGASGSGKSTCLRLILREEVPTSGRVAVLGRDLRSLANRKVPYFRRHIGSVFQDFRLLPSKTVFQNVAFTLQVTGSSRGFIQQAVPEALALVGLDGKQKRMPHELSGGEQQRVAIARALVNRPQVLLADEPTGNLDPGTSVDIMQLLARINAGGTTVLMATHEAAFVDAMQRRVIELRDGEMVRDEVHGGYGDTSNIPRLVPEEVRGAAAAAALTAVQEVQRQTADLSVVRASLAEELSAQRKAAAATSDAVPTASETPEAQAAPAEPQPGAEVEQPAAVGPRTHPIVLPQVDVAELGVADRLGLSDDSDEVGPTS
- a CDS encoding DUF2510 domain-containing protein yields the protein MTTPAGWYDDGSGRQRWWDGTQWTEHFAPVAEPEAPAAETPSVETAESNPFAPAEERVIEAAPSVPSEDAAPVAASEVPEVPPVPENLSYGEQPATDAWAPAQEQPTIPFDAPAEQPTQQFEAPGAGEQTPPVTGGLPPYAAPAPGYAPSAGYPEAAPTYAGVPQAPAYPAAAPGSQGGAPGYAAAGAAPYGTAPSAPASISILGLVGLGLAVLGVILSCIPVTPVMVIGWVVLLAGLVISVVSLFLKGRKWPGITGLIVGVIGIVIAFIVAIVFFAAMAINSAIDDLPSSPPSSSAEDTPSDEPTDSAEDPDAALGRPTVDELKVGLRAVIEESTGSSDSYTDAQVTCFAQAFVDSDVDDATLRKIAEGTGVFDDVNAASAFAEVFADNISTCMLAQ
- a CDS encoding DUF2510 domain-containing protein, with the protein product MNAPAGWYDDGSGRQRWWDGSQWTEHFYAQAEAAASAQPADIAPAGAAAPVAPAADAAPFAPPYVMAIGATTPGADVAAAVPAHPGYAQPFSPSVRPTPRFPVLGVIGLCIVGLGIVLSCIPPIAAAGWVALGAGFVLSIASLFLRSAKWPGVVALGATGLGAVLATAVALISFTAPVTSVSPDAGGSSAEGGSTLDDDSKETVPTDPGEIEGAEMTAFADLEVGDCIPLIDYGDDMIYELPVVPCDTPHTDEVFFIFDVEDGEFPGDESLEETAWSGCLAEFERYVGLDYDDSELDFYTYQPTKSSWSRWDDRTVQCILYSIDDVTGTLAGTAR
- the prfB gene encoding peptide chain release factor 2, with the translated sequence MLELDLSADIQALRLTYGDIREVIDVETLRSDIARLSEEAGAPDLWDDTERAQKVTSALSHRQSALARVTAIGSRLDDLEVLVELANEMGDEESATEARAELAALTDIISQLEVQTLLDGEYDERSAIITIRSGAGGDDATDFAEMLMRMYLRWAERHKYPVKVMDTSYAEGAGIKSATFEIDAPYAFGTISVEAGTHRLARISPFGSADKRQTSFAAVEVIPLMEEATEVDIPESDIRVDVFRSSGPGGQSVNTTDSAVRLTHLPTGIVVSMQNEKSQIQNRAAAMRVLQTRLLLLQKEQEAAKKKELAGNITASWGDQMRSYFLYGQQLVKDLRTGHESGNPMAVFDGDLDGFISAGIRWRKRKEED
- a CDS encoding MFS transporter, producing the protein MSSASVVLKKFGPMVYLPTILFSLGEGAVIPLIPVVASRMGADIALAALISAALVVGQLCGNLPAGWAVSRLGERFTMVIAGVVAIVAGVAMVFAASPGVLAASVFLLGFCAAAFGLARHAFMTTRVPLDFRARALSLLGGSFRLGVFVGPFIAAGLLHLFGSEAAAFWFFLGCLVVMVALVLFGPDPEKTIPVAAPALQAEDSGEAVSGSIPTIERAGVLRTMWLQRSVLGRLGLAAASLSAVRSARQVLLPLWGISLGLDASTIALVVGVSGAIDFALFYASGQVMDRFGRLWAAMPAMVLMGAGFLALSFTHDLDDSVLWFGMFAAVLGVGNGLSSGILLTLGADVAPKSEPAAFLGSWRTLTDAGGAIAPLLISAIVAVASLPVAAATMGVLGVAGAAGFLRWIPMFVPRNKGTET